The Thermosynechococcus sp. genome has a segment encoding these proteins:
- a CDS encoding SRPBCC family protein, whose protein sequence is MAWLEHTVQIEVAADVDRVWALWSDLEKMPLWMKWIESVVITAEDPTLSRWTLATGNWHFSWRSRICRQVKHQIIQWESVDGLPNRGAIRFYDRQGSTIVKLSVSYAIPGVLAQMMDRLFLGRVVESTLQADLERFREYAQRRQPTQVS, encoded by the coding sequence ATGGCTTGGTTAGAGCACACGGTGCAGATTGAGGTGGCCGCCGATGTTGATCGCGTCTGGGCCCTGTGGTCCGATCTGGAGAAAATGCCCCTGTGGATGAAGTGGATTGAATCGGTGGTCATCACCGCTGAGGACCCCACGCTATCCCGCTGGACATTGGCCACGGGAAACTGGCACTTTAGCTGGCGATCGCGCATTTGCCGCCAAGTAAAGCACCAAATTATTCAGTGGGAGTCCGTGGATGGCCTCCCCAATCGGGGGGCCATTCGCTTTTACGATCGCCAGGGCAGCACCATTGTCAAGCTCTCGGTCTCCTATGCCATTCCGGGGGTCTTGGCACAAATGATGGATCGCCTGTTCTTGGGTCGGGTAGTTGAAAGTACACTGCAAGCGGATCTCGAGCGCTTTCGGGAGTATGCCCAACGGAGACAACCCACGCAGGTTTCCTGA
- the zds gene encoding 9,9'-di-cis-zeta-carotene desaturase → MRVVIVGAGLAGLAAAVDLVDAGHSVEIYESRPFVGGKVSSWQDAEGNHIEMGLHVFFYNYANLFELMTKVGAIANLLPKAHTHTFINRGAQVGELDFRFPLGAPFNGLKAFFTTSQLSVADKFFNAIALGTSPIVRGLVDYEGAMRQIRALDRMSFAEWFRRHGGSENSLKRLWNPISYALGFIDTEHMSARCMLTIFMMFAAKTTASRLNMLKGSPAEYLLKPLVNYIEARGAKIHLRRRVREILFRGQDPRTWYVEGLVIPLGEQLEIVTADAYLCACDVPGIQRLIPPAWRSHPTFDNIFKLEAVPVATVQLRFDGWVTELQDPSKQKQVAATGIDNLLYTADADFSCFADLALTSPADYYREGQGSLLQVVLTPGDPFIKASNAEIAQHVLRQVHELFPSSRHLNMTWYSVVKLAQSLYREAPGMDPYRPPQKTPVPNFYLAGSYTQQDYIDSMEGATMSGRQAAQAILAGGHPWLG, encoded by the coding sequence ATGCGGGTTGTCATTGTTGGTGCAGGGCTGGCTGGCCTAGCCGCCGCAGTGGATTTGGTGGATGCCGGTCACAGTGTTGAAATCTATGAATCCCGTCCCTTTGTGGGGGGCAAAGTCAGCAGTTGGCAAGATGCTGAGGGCAACCACATTGAGATGGGGTTGCATGTTTTCTTTTACAACTACGCCAATCTCTTTGAATTGATGACCAAGGTGGGGGCGATCGCCAACCTCCTGCCCAAGGCACATACCCACACATTTATTAATCGTGGCGCTCAGGTGGGAGAACTGGATTTTCGCTTTCCCTTGGGGGCTCCCTTCAACGGTCTCAAGGCCTTCTTTACGACCAGTCAACTCTCAGTGGCCGATAAATTCTTTAATGCCATTGCCCTGGGTACCAGTCCCATTGTTCGCGGTCTTGTGGATTATGAAGGGGCGATGCGCCAAATCCGTGCCCTAGATCGCATGAGTTTTGCCGAGTGGTTTCGCCGCCATGGCGGTTCAGAAAATAGCCTCAAACGTCTTTGGAATCCCATTTCCTACGCTTTGGGTTTCATTGATACCGAGCACATGTCCGCTCGCTGCATGCTGACGATCTTTATGATGTTTGCCGCCAAGACCACCGCCTCGCGGCTGAATATGCTCAAGGGCTCACCGGCGGAGTACTTGCTCAAGCCTTTGGTGAACTACATTGAAGCGCGGGGGGCTAAGATTCACCTGCGGCGGCGGGTGAGGGAAATTCTCTTTCGCGGCCAGGATCCAAGGACTTGGTACGTGGAAGGTTTGGTGATTCCCCTGGGGGAGCAGTTGGAAATTGTAACGGCAGATGCCTATCTCTGTGCCTGTGATGTGCCGGGGATTCAGCGCCTGATTCCGCCAGCGTGGCGATCGCACCCAACCTTCGACAACATCTTTAAGCTCGAAGCGGTGCCGGTGGCCACGGTCCAACTGCGATTTGATGGCTGGGTTACGGAACTGCAAGACCCCAGTAAACAAAAACAGGTGGCGGCAACGGGTATTGATAACCTGCTGTACACCGCCGATGCCGATTTTTCCTGCTTTGCCGATTTGGCCCTCACTAGCCCTGCGGATTACTATCGCGAAGGCCAAGGCTCCCTGCTGCAAGTGGTGCTCACCCCCGGTGATCCCTTCATTAAGGCCAGCAATGCCGAGATTGCCCAACACGTGTTGCGGCAAGTCCATGAGCTTTTCCCGTCGTCGCGCCATCTCAACATGACATGGTACAGTGTCGTTAAATTAGCGCAGTCCCTCTATCGCGAAGCCCCCGGCATGGATCCCTATCGGCCACCCCAAAAGACGCCTGTTCCTAACTTTTACTTGGCGGGCAGCTACACGCAGCAGGACTACATTGACAGTATGGAGGGCGCGACGATGTCCGGACGACAAGCCGCCCAGGCGATTTTGGCAGGAGGTCACCCATGGCTTGGTTAG
- the sir gene encoding sulfite reductase, ferredoxin dependent — MVASPPSADAALKRSKIETLKEQSQHLREPVATELLEPTNRFSEEGVQILKFHGSYQQDNRDNRVKGQEKDYQFMLRTRSPAGYIPPQLYLTLDRLADEYGNHTLRATTRQGFQLHGILKKNLKAAIAAIVRNMGSTLGACGDLNRNVMAPPAPFRDRPEYTLAYEYAHRIADLLTPQTGAYYEIWLDGEKVISAEEHPEVKAARQRNSNGTIFPNNEEPIYGDHYMPRKFKCCVTVPGDNSVDLFSQDLTLVVITDPQGQLEGFNIYAGGGLGRTHNKEETFARMADEIGFVRAADVYEAVKAIVATQRDYGDRYNRRHARLKYLIHDWGVEKFKAKVEEYFGKPLEPFRPLPPWRYQDFLGWHPQGDGKFFYGLSIANGRILDRGNFKLKSALRKIVEDFHLPLRVTPHQNLLLCDVSPEQQAAIQHLLEQHGVRDVSTIDPLERYSMACPALPTCGLAITESERAMPGVLERIRRLMDRLGLKDEHFVIRMTGCPNGCARPYLAELGFVGIVPGAYQIWLGGSPDQTRLAEVYIERLPIAELETALEPLLVFYRDRRQRGESFGDFCHRVGFAALRQFAANYVPPATTKRYRVDVRADQYQQLKELAAAQGRSLAAVTREAIQHYLEQSRQNKQG; from the coding sequence ATGGTTGCTTCGCCCCCGTCTGCCGATGCTGCACTAAAACGCTCAAAAATTGAAACGCTCAAGGAACAGAGCCAACATCTGCGAGAGCCTGTGGCCACAGAATTACTGGAACCAACGAATCGTTTTAGTGAAGAGGGTGTACAGATCCTCAAGTTTCATGGCTCCTATCAGCAGGACAATCGCGATAACCGCGTCAAAGGGCAGGAAAAAGACTACCAGTTCATGCTGCGCACCCGCAGTCCAGCTGGTTATATTCCGCCCCAGCTCTACTTGACCCTGGATCGCTTGGCAGATGAGTATGGCAACCACACCCTGCGAGCCACCACCCGCCAAGGGTTTCAATTGCATGGCATTCTCAAGAAGAATCTAAAAGCGGCGATCGCCGCCATTGTTCGCAACATGGGATCGACGTTGGGGGCCTGCGGTGATTTGAACCGCAATGTTATGGCGCCCCCCGCCCCCTTTCGCGATCGCCCGGAATATACCCTTGCCTATGAGTATGCCCACCGCATTGCCGATCTCCTAACACCCCAAACGGGTGCCTACTACGAGATTTGGCTCGATGGAGAAAAAGTGATCTCCGCCGAAGAGCACCCCGAGGTCAAGGCGGCACGGCAACGTAATAGCAATGGCACCATTTTCCCGAATAACGAAGAGCCAATCTACGGCGATCACTATATGCCCCGCAAATTTAAGTGCTGCGTCACGGTGCCGGGGGATAACTCGGTGGATCTTTTCTCCCAAGATTTGACGCTGGTGGTGATCACCGACCCCCAGGGGCAGCTTGAGGGTTTTAACATCTATGCCGGGGGTGGCTTGGGGCGCACCCACAACAAAGAAGAGACCTTTGCCCGCATGGCCGATGAAATTGGCTTTGTGCGAGCGGCAGATGTCTATGAGGCGGTGAAGGCCATTGTGGCGACACAGCGGGATTATGGCGATCGCTATAATCGGCGCCACGCCCGTTTGAAATACCTGATCCACGATTGGGGGGTCGAAAAATTCAAGGCTAAGGTGGAGGAATACTTTGGCAAACCCCTCGAACCCTTTCGCCCACTGCCACCGTGGCGCTATCAGGACTTTTTGGGCTGGCACCCCCAAGGGGATGGCAAATTCTTCTATGGCTTGTCCATTGCCAATGGCCGCATCCTGGATCGGGGGAACTTCAAACTCAAGTCGGCCCTCAGGAAAATCGTTGAGGACTTTCATCTCCCCCTGCGGGTGACGCCCCACCAAAATCTGCTCCTGTGCGATGTCTCTCCCGAGCAACAGGCTGCGATTCAGCACCTCCTTGAGCAGCACGGCGTTCGGGATGTCAGCACCATTGATCCCCTCGAACGCTATAGCATGGCCTGCCCGGCATTGCCCACCTGTGGCTTGGCCATTACCGAATCGGAACGGGCGATGCCGGGGGTACTGGAGCGGATCCGCCGCCTCATGGATCGGCTGGGACTGAAGGACGAACATTTTGTGATTCGGATGACAGGGTGTCCCAATGGCTGTGCCCGTCCCTACTTGGCGGAATTGGGCTTTGTCGGCATTGTCCCCGGCGCCTATCAAATTTGGTTAGGGGGGAGTCCTGATCAAACCCGCTTGGCGGAGGTCTACATTGAGCGGTTACCTATTGCCGAACTGGAAACGGCCCTAGAGCCATTGCTGGTCTTTTATCGCGATCGCCGGCAGCGGGGAGAATCCTTTGGTGACTTTTGCCATCGGGTTGGTTTTGCAGCCTTGCGACAGTTTGCGGCAAATTACGTGCCCCCTGCCACAACAAAGCGCTATCGCGTGGATGTGCGGGCTGATCAATACCAACAACTCAAGGAATTGGCAGCAGCGCAGGGCAGGTCTCTAGCGGCGGTGACCCGTGAAGCCATTCAGCATTACCTTGAGCAATCGCGGCAAAACAAGCAAGGATAG
- a CDS encoding YheT family hydrolase — protein sequence MQSLSYWPPLPLHSGVIHTVFTAYVQRWGCLYPWQGQTSHVFHGAEGVPLYGEGYRVDQARGTIIATYGITGDLKNQWYLHTLAHWAIARGFNVVLFDWRAHGRSAELSPVLTSDGLYEGQDFVAIAQQCQVLGYTPPYWLVGYSLGGQLALWGAWYAQQQRQQEIGGAAVICPNLDSNRSLAYLGTTFWGRQFERAISRQLRHLACRLHRLHPQSFDLNTIAKIDTIAGFDAALVIDRLGFSSVAEYYAASSPLPLLPQLKIPLWILYAADDPLFDPCLVSELLTIAEGNPALTLLLTEQGGHVGFTSDRKCQRLWGDPDYCWGIHRLLDWLEQQLETAT from the coding sequence ATGCAATCCCTCTCCTATTGGCCACCACTGCCCCTGCACTCTGGCGTGATCCACACCGTTTTTACCGCCTATGTTCAACGCTGGGGATGTCTCTACCCTTGGCAAGGGCAAACCAGCCATGTGTTCCACGGGGCTGAGGGGGTGCCCCTGTACGGTGAGGGGTATCGGGTTGACCAAGCCCGCGGCACCATTATTGCCACCTACGGCATTACCGGTGATCTCAAGAATCAATGGTACCTACATACCCTCGCCCATTGGGCGATCGCCCGCGGCTTTAATGTGGTGCTCTTTGATTGGCGCGCCCATGGCCGCAGCGCCGAACTGTCCCCAGTGCTAACCAGTGATGGCCTCTACGAAGGGCAGGACTTTGTGGCGATCGCCCAGCAGTGTCAAGTCCTTGGCTATACCCCTCCCTACTGGTTGGTTGGCTATTCCTTGGGGGGTCAGTTAGCCCTTTGGGGGGCATGGTATGCCCAACAGCAACGGCAACAAGAGATTGGGGGCGCCGCTGTGATTTGCCCCAACCTTGACTCCAACCGGTCCCTAGCCTACCTAGGCACCACGTTTTGGGGACGGCAATTTGAACGCGCCATCAGCCGTCAACTCCGACACTTGGCTTGCCGCCTCCATCGCTTGCATCCTCAGAGCTTTGACCTCAACACCATTGCCAAGATTGACACCATTGCCGGTTTTGATGCTGCCCTAGTCATTGACCGCCTTGGCTTTAGCAGTGTGGCTGAGTACTACGCTGCCAGCAGTCCCTTACCGCTGCTGCCCCAACTGAAAATACCCCTATGGATTCTCTATGCCGCTGATGATCCCCTATTTGATCCCTGTCTTGTGTCCGAGCTGCTCACAATTGCCGAAGGCAATCCTGCCCTTACCCTACTGCTGACCGAACAGGGGGGTCACGTGGGTTTTACCAGCGATCGCAAGTGCCAACGCCTTTGGGGCGATCCAGACTACTGCTGGGGTATCCATCGACTCTTAGATTGGCTTGAGCAGCAGCTTGAAACGGCAACCTAA